The Rhodothermus profundi genome segment GGCACCGTGCTCTTGTTCACAATAATCTTGTAGCCCGTCTCTGGGTGAGCCGCCATCCATTGCGCAATCTGATCGGCCACCCCCAGCACGTAGGAAAGATCTGCCGAGCCGTCCTCGCCAGGCGGCGTAGGCAGCGCCAGAAAAATAACCTCGCTTTCAGGAAGCGCCTCTTCGAGGGACGTGGTAAAGTGCAATCGTCCTTCCCGACGATTGCGCTCATAGTAAATCTCCAGCCCGGGCTCAAAGATGGGCAATTCGCCCCGGTTCAGCTTATCGATCTTCTGTGCATCAATGTCCACGCAGACTACCTCGTTGCCCATCTCGGCAAAGCAAGTGCCGGTCACCAGACCGACGTACCCCGTACCAACAATAGCCAGTTTCATGATTGTTTCCCCCCTTTAATGGACACAACAACACAAACCATTCCAGCGCTCTAAGAAAAGCCGCCTGCACTGCACCTGTATGCGCCTGTGGCGAATCAGCCCCTGCACTTTTTGCGTGCTTTTTCGTAGCAAATCGCCTGACTAACGCTGGAGTAAAGCGAGAAGATGCTGTGCGGTTAAAGCGCGGCTGGCTTTTTCATGAAATTCCCGCAGGGAAGCCGGCTTATCCCAGCCATCCGAGCAACCCACCTGCTCCCAGCATGACCAGTACCCACGCGCCCAAACAGCCTTTACGCCGCGGGGCCGCGGCTGCCGCACGCTGCGATCGCCCGGTCTGCCTGGAATCGGTTACCGATGCTCCGGGCTGCGCCCTTCCTTTTTGCGGTTTTTGCTCATGCAGCCGGCGCTGCAAGGCTTCCACGCGCCGCCCCAGTTGGACCAGCCGTTTGCTGGGCCCGCGCTTCTGCTCAATCTTACGGGCCTGCTCAAAGGCTTCCAGGGCCTGTTCCAGCTTACCCTGCTCCTCATAAAGCGCCCCGACGCGCTCGTAAGTAAAACTCAGATCGCAACCTTCTCGCACATTTGCCTCGTAAAGCGCCAGCGCCTCGGCCTTGCGGCCTGCCCGCTCCAGTGCTTCCGCCTGTTCATTACGGGCA includes the following:
- a CDS encoding tetratricopeptide repeat protein encodes the protein MKQRAIWFARNEQAEALERAGRKAEALALYEANVREGCDLSFTYERVGALYEEQGKLEQALEAFEQARKIEQKRGPSKRLVQLGRRVEALQRRLHEQKPQKGRAQPGASVTDSRQTGRSQRAAAAAPRRKGCLGAWVLVMLGAGGLLGWLG